The following nucleotide sequence is from Methylocella sp..
TTCTTTTCGACGAGGCGGCGCGCGGCGGGCGTTGGCGCCTCGGCAGCCTGGGTGAAGCCGTCCCAACGCCACAAATCGCCTTCCGTCGAGACAAGTCTCTGGCCGGGCTTCAGCAAAGCTCGCAAGGCCGGCCCTTCGCTGCGCGGTGCTATGCCGATCTGTTTCAGGCGGCGGCCGAGAGGGGGAGGGGCGGTGACGAGATCGGAGAGAGGCTGCGCGCCGGGCGGCAGCTCCGGATCGCCATGCCCGTCGCTTTGAGCCCAATGCGCGGGGGCCGCTGGATTGGTCGACGCATCGAGATCATCGCCGAGAGCGGCGCCGAGAGCCGCCTCAAAGCCTTTGGCGACTTCGATCTCTTCGGTGACGGCGACCCAAGAGCCGCCGGTCTCTGCGGTCAGCAGCTTTGACAGCGTCTGAACTTCCGTGTCGAGCTTTTGCGCCTTGCGCTCGGCCTCAGTCAGCAGAGAGCGGGCGCCGGCCTCGACCCCGCGCGCCTCCGCGCAGCGCTGTTCGGCGCCGGCGATCTCGTCCTCCAGCGCCTCGGCGGTCTCCACCGCCTGCTCCAGCGCCGCCCGCAGGACGGCGCGGTCCTCGGCCCCGCCTAGCTCAATTAGCGCGCCGCGATCCTCGGCGACTTTGCCTAGCTCCGCTTCTAGCCGGGCCAGTCGCGAACGCTCCTCACGCAGCGTAGCCTCGGCTGCGGCGCGCCGAGCCTCCACGGCCGCGCGGACATCCTGCGCCTCGGTAAGCGCCTTCTCGGCGATTGCGAGGGCGGCTTCCGCCTCGGCCAGCCGAGTTCGGGCGGCCGTCTCAAGACCGCTTTCCAGACTTTCCGCCTCGGCAAGTTCGCCGGCTTCCTTGTCCAGACGCTCCAGCACGCCGGCGGCGTCGGCGATCAGCGCGGTCTCGCGAGAGAGATCGCTCGTCATCTGAGCGATTCGCTGCGCCAGTTCGGCGCTTCGCGTTTTGGCGCGCTTTTCCTCGCCATCGAGAGCTTCGCGGGCGAGAATGAGCCTTTGCAATTCGCCGCCGCTCGAAACCTCGGCGTCGCGCAGCGCCGGCAGGCTATGCGCGGCGATGGCCTGCTCCCGCGCCGTCTCGGCTTGTTGCTTTGTCCGCTCGATCACTTCGGCGGCGTCGTATGCGAGCTTTCGCTCGGCTTGCGCCAGCGTCTCCGTCGCCTCTTTATGATTGATCAGGGCGAGCAAGGCCTCGGAACTGCGAATGCTTGCGGCCAGATCGCGGTAGCGCGCCGCTTGCTTTGCCTGCCGCTCGAGGCCTTTGGTCTGGGTCTCGATCTGCGAAAGTATGTCGTCGAGACGCGTGAGATTATCTTCGGCGGCCTTCAGCCGCAGCTCCGCCTCGCGCCGGCGGGAGTGCAGCCCGGCGACGCCGGCGGCTTCCTCAAGGATGCGGCGGCGCTCCTGCGGTTTGGCGGAGATCATCTCGCCAATCTGGCCTTGGCGCACCATCGCTGGCGAGCGCGCGCCGGAGGAGGCGTCGGCGAACAGCAATTGCACGTCGCGGGCCCGCACCTCGCGTCCATTGACGCGATAAGTCGAGCCCGATTCGCGCTCGATGCGGCGCGAGACTTCTATGATTTCGTGATCGTTAAAGGCGGCCGGGGCCGTGCGGGCGGCATTGTCGAGCACAAGGCCGACTTCGGCCATATTGCGCGCCGGACGGTTGCCGCCGCCGGAGAAAATCACGTCGTCCATGCCCGAGGCGCGCATGTTCTTGAATGAGCTTTCGCCCATCACCCAGCGCATCGCCTCGACGAGATTGGACTTGCCGCAGCCGTTTGGCCCGACAATGCCGGTCAGCCCTGGCTCGATCAGGAACTCCGTTGGCTCAACGAAGGTCTTGAAGCCCGCGATGCGCAGTTTCGTGAATTTCATATGCCGGACATCATGGCGCGGCCTTTACGCCCGAGAAAGAATTCTGCAATATTTTCAATGTTTATTGAAGACGTTAACTTCTGGTTAACCGAAAATGGCGATCAACGCGACTCGCTGTAGGCCATTACGGGGCGAGCCATGTGGCGAGCGCAAGGCGGCGGCGGCATTTATCTGTGCACAATAGACTGCGGAGACGGCATTCGTAGCGGCGCAATGACCCGAGCGCGAAGCGCATAGCGGCGCGCTTCATAGCCAATAGAGCGGCTTCCGCGCTCACTCGTCCTCGATTGAGCCGAACAGCGCGTCCGCGATATCCTCGACGGGCTTGACGCCGACGAGAGTCTGCTTGCCTGCGAAGGTGAAACGCGGCGGGTGCAGCACCCCGGCGGCGCGGACGTCGGCAAGCTCCTGCTTGAGGGCTGCGACGCCGTCGTCTCCTTTCAGGAATGACGCGGCGAGAACCGCATCGACGCCCGACTGCTCCGCCAGCGCGGCGAGGACCTCTTGATCGCCAATGTCCAGGCCTTTGAGGAAAAACGCCTGGAACAAACTCTCGGCCATCTCGATCTCGCGCCCGAACGGAGACGCAAATCGAATCAGCCGATGCGCCGCGAACGTATTAGGCTGGCGCTTGATGTTATCGAAAGTGAGTTCAATCCCAAATTGGCGCTTGATCTCGGCCAGACCCGCAAGCGTCGCGGCGATCTCCTCTGAGCCATGCGCAGCCTCCACATAGGCGGCGCGGTCCTGTCCTTCCGGCGGCATGTCGGGGTCGATCTGGAAGGGGCGCCAGCGAATGTCGACGGCAAGTCCCGGTACTGTGGCGACGACGGCCTTGACCCGCCGCAACATCATAAAGCAGTCGAGGCAGACGACGTCGCCGGCAAAATCGACGGGGATCGGCAGAGGGGCGCCTTCAGTCATGCGAGGCTCTTTCCGCGTTGGCGGGCCATTGAAGGATGATTCCTCCAATGGCGAAAAAGAGCCGTCAGGTTGAGACGTCAGCTTTAGAAAGGTCAATTGAGACGCGACGACGCATGGTCTTTGCAGCTCGCATGACCGGCTGTTCTCTTTCAGCGAGGAGCCTAGCGCGATGGCTTCGCTGCTTGCATAGTCTGCTACGCGCCCTCCTTTTTCCCTTGCGAAAACGTCCGCGCCATTTCGACGAATTCGCTTGGCATCATGATGATCGTCATGGTGTTTTGCTCGGCGCCGACCTCTGTGATCATCTGCATCCGGCGCAGCTCCAGACCAGCGGGGCTATGCATGATGATCTGCGCCGCTT
It contains:
- the smc gene encoding chromosome segregation protein SMC; this translates as MKFTKLRIAGFKTFVEPTEFLIEPGLTGIVGPNGCGKSNLVEAMRWVMGESSFKNMRASGMDDVIFSGGGNRPARNMAEVGLVLDNAARTAPAAFNDHEIIEVSRRIERESGSTYRVNGREVRARDVQLLFADASSGARSPAMVRQGQIGEMISAKPQERRRILEEAAGVAGLHSRRREAELRLKAAEDNLTRLDDILSQIETQTKGLERQAKQAARYRDLAASIRSSEALLALINHKEATETLAQAERKLAYDAAEVIERTKQQAETAREQAIAAHSLPALRDAEVSSGGELQRLILAREALDGEEKRAKTRSAELAQRIAQMTSDLSRETALIADAAGVLERLDKEAGELAEAESLESGLETAARTRLAEAEAALAIAEKALTEAQDVRAAVEARRAAAEATLREERSRLARLEAELGKVAEDRGALIELGGAEDRAVLRAALEQAVETAEALEDEIAGAEQRCAEARGVEAGARSLLTEAERKAQKLDTEVQTLSKLLTAETGGSWVAVTEEIEVAKGFEAALGAALGDDLDASTNPAAPAHWAQSDGHGDPELPPGAQPLSDLVTAPPPLGRRLKQIGIAPRSEGPALRALLKPGQRLVSTEGDLWRWDGFTQAAEAPTPAARRLVEKNRLGDLTLAAEAAREIADALKAKAEAAEADLAAAATAESEARRNHKNALREVEAARARDASAERAQSAAAARLSALEDAAERLTRDRDETREKFAAAQDALDGMDAAIDLAERLELARAAAAQQRAMVGEARTELQAHSREAQTRTKRLQAITEERKSWQVRSEGSGGQISAFEARIEEATAEYEKLAEAPDAFLATRRVLMNQIEAAEAARREAADKRAAAETALTEADRKARAALEAMSAAREEKARSEARIESARLRCDEVLRLIATELDCAPAALATLAGVSASDALPSAEDVERRLEGLKQDRERLGAVNLRAEAELDEALAAKGNLATEHADLTEAIRRLRQAIQSLNKEGRERLLAAFEVVNGHFQGLFTSLFGGGSAELQLVESDDPLEAGLEILARPPGKRPQVMTLLSGGEQALTAMSLIFAIFLTNPAPICVLDEVDAPLDDANVERFCDLLEQMRQKTETRFITITHNPITMARMNRLFGVTMAERGISQLVSVDLEDAERLLDAG
- a CDS encoding DsbA family oxidoreductase → MTEGAPLPIPVDFAGDVVCLDCFMMLRRVKAVVATVPGLAVDIRWRPFQIDPDMPPEGQDRAAYVEAAHGSEEIAATLAGLAEIKRQFGIELTFDNIKRQPNTFAAHRLIRFASPFGREIEMAESLFQAFFLKGLDIGDQEVLAALAEQSGVDAVLAASFLKGDDGVAALKQELADVRAAGVLHPPRFTFAGKQTLVGVKPVEDIADALFGSIEDE